GACGTGACCGGCACGGTCATGAAGTCCGGCCTGCGCGGGCGCGGCGGCGCCGGGTTCCCCACCGGTGTGAAGTGGGGATTTCTGCCCAAGGACTATCAAGGCCCGCGCTATCTCTGCTGCAACGCCGACGAGAGCGAGCCCGGCACCTTTAAGGACCGCCAGCTCATGGAGCGCGATCCGCACCAGCTGCTTGAAGGCATCGTCCTGGCGTGCTACGCCATCGGCGCGGCATCGGCGTATATCTATATTCGCGGCGAAATGGTGCTCGGGTCCAAAATCCTGGAACACGCGATCGGCGAAGCGCGCGCAGCCGGGTACATCGGCAACAACATCCTGGGAACGGGCGTCACGGTCGATGTCTGGGTCCATCGCGGGGCGGGCGCTTACATCTGCGGCGAGGAAACCGCGCTGCTCGAATCGCTGGAAGGCAAACGCGGGCTGCCGCGCGTCAAGCCGCCGTTCCCGGCCACCCACGGCCTCTACAACAAGCCGACGGTCGTGAATAACGTGGAGACCCTGGCCAACCTGCCGCACATTCTGAATCGCGGCCCCGAATGGTTCGCCGGCATCGGGTCTCCGCCCAAGAGCACCGGCACCCGCGTCTTCTGCGTCAGCGGCCACGTCAAGCGTCCCGGCAATTACGAGCTGCCGATGGGGGTAACCGTACGCGAACTCGTTTACGAACATGCGGGCGGCATGCGATCCGACAAGCCGCTGAAAGCCTTTATCCCCGGCGGCGCCTCAGCACCGTTCCTGACGCCCGACCATCTGGATGTGAAGTTGGACTTTGAATCCGTTGCGGCGGCGGGCTCGATGCTTGGCTCGGGCGGCGTCACCGTCATGGAAGAAGGCACCAGCATGGTCTGGGCCGCGCTCCGCCTGATGGAATTTTTCTACCATGAGTCCTGCGGCAAGTGCAGTCCCTGCCGCGAAGGCAGTTCCTGGCTTGTCCAGACGATGCGCCGGATTATCGCCAAACGTGGGCAGATGCAAGACCTTGAAACCCTGACAGATCTGTGTAAAAACATCGCGGGCCGAACGGTCTGCGCCTTTGGCGATGCCGAAGTTTCGCCGATCATGAGCACGCTGAAACATTGGCGGCACGAATACGTGACCCTCATTCACGAAGCGGAAGCGGCCAATTTGATTCGGCCGGAATCGACAGGAGCGCGGCACTGACGTGATGCGCAACCTGATCCATCAACGCCGAAGCGGCGAATTTGATTTGACCGGAATCGACGGGAGCACGGCACTGATCCATGCCTAACCAGACTGCCGATATGGTGCGCGTGACGATCGACGGCACGGTGGTGTCCGTCCCGAAAGGCACGCTCGTCATCGAAGCGGCACGCCGCGTCGGCGTCATGATTCCGCATTTCTGCTACCACCCGAAGCTGAAGCCCGACGCCAATTGCCGGATGTGCCTGGTGGAAGTCGAAAAAATGCCGAAACTCCAGACCGCCTGCAGCACGCCGGTCGCGGAAGGCATGAGCATCAAGACCGCCACGACCGTGGTGGACGATGCGCATAAGTCGGTGCTGGAATTTATCCTGGCCAATCATCCGCTGGACTGTCCGGTCTGCGATCAGGGCGGGCGCTGCGACTTGCAGGACTTCTCCCATCAATACACCCCGACGACGAGCCGGTTTGCCGAGACCAAACGCATCTTCCAAAAGGAATATTTCAGCCCGCTGATCGAAACCCAGATGAACCGTTGCGTCCAGTGCCTGCGTTGCGTGCGCTATTGCGACGAAGTCATGGACGTCAAAGCCCTGGCCCCGGTCGGCCGCGGCACGATGACGGAGATCAAGCACTTCGGCGCCCATGCGCTGGACTGCGAATTCTGCGGCGGCTGCGTCCAGATCTGCCCGGTCGGCGCCATCACCAGCCGCCTCTCCATGTACGAATACCGCCCCTGGATGCTGAAACGGGCGGAGACGATCTGCGGCTATTGCGGCGACGGGTGCCAGATCACCGTCCAGACCAAGAACAACCAATTGATCGAAGTAAATTCCGCCCATGGCGCGGGACGCAACAACGGCGATCTCTGCGCGAAGGGGTTTTTTGGCTTCCATGCCACCAGCCATCCCGAGCGGCTCACGCATCCGCTCATCCGTCGCAACGGCGCCCTCGTCCAGGCGACCTGGGAAGAAGCGTTGGAATTCATCGCGGCCCAGGCCAGCCGCATCAAGCAGGACCACGGAGGCCATGCCTTCGGCGGCTTGATCACCAGCCGATGCACCAACGAAGAGCTGTATCTGTTCCAGAAATTCCTGCGCCTGGCCATCGGCACCAATAACATCGACAGCAGCGCGCGCTACGGTCACATGAACGCCGTGCAGGCCATGCGGCGGGTGCAGGGCACCCACCGCTGGAGCGTGACCTTCGAGGACCTGGCCGCGGCGGATGTCCTGCTGCTCGTCGGCACGAACATCACGGAAGCCAATCCCATCACCGGGCTCAAGATTAAAGAGGCCGTCAAGAAGCGGCAGGCCACGCTTGTCACGATTGAATCGCTTCAGCCGGCCGTTGGCACCATCAGCAATATCGCCAATCTGTCCGAGCACCATTTCTGCGTGGCACCGGACCAGATCTCAACCGCGGTGCTCGGCCTGCTCAAAGCCGTGGCGGAAGAAAGCTTGATCGTCACGGGCCTGAAACAAGACCAGCCGAAATATGTGACTGCCGTGACCGCCCGGCTCCAGTCGCTTGCATGGCCGGAGATCCAGGCCGCCACCGGCATGGACAGGGAAGCCTATGTGGCCGCGGCCAAAGCGCTGGCCGGAGGAAAACGCGTGGTCGCCGTGGCCGGGCAAGGGCTGCTGCGCGGGGAGCGGGGCTATGCCGGCTCCATGAACCTGCTCGACCTGCTGCTGCTCACCGGCAAACTCGACCAGCCAGGCTGCGGATTCGCGCCGCTGACGGAAGAAAACAACGACCAGGGCGCCATTGAAATGGGCGCAGCCGCCGAATTCTTACCGGGTCCCTCCGCCATCACGGACCGGGCCGGCCGAGACCGTGTCGCCAATCTCTGGAAAGAAGAGCCGCCGCCGAACAGCGGCGCCTCCCTGATCGAGATGTTGGATCGCGCCAGAGCCGGCATTCTCAAGGCGATGTTTATCGTCGGGGAAAACCCGCTGGCCAGCCTGCCGGCGACCGTGCGCGTGGGCGAATCCCTGGCCAAGCTGGACTTGCTCGTGTGCCAAGAACTCTTCCTGACCGAAACCGCCGCTCTGGCGCACGTCGTCCTCCCGGTCTGCTCATCGCTGGAAAAGGACGGCACGTTCACGAATACGGAAGGCCATGTGCAAGCTGTGCGGCGAACCGTTGACCCGGCTGGCGAAAGCTGCCCGGACTGGGAAATTTTCTCCGCGCTCGCCGGATTGATGGGCGCGCCGCTGGAATACGGCGAAAGCCGGGAAATCTTGAAAGAAATCCGGAGCCTCATTCCCGGATACGGATCGCTCGGCCCGTCGCCGGTACCGCCGAAAGTCGACCGGACGGCCATCGACCGTTACCTCGCGCAGGGATTCGAGCAGGATCTCACGGGCCGGTACCAATTGACTGCGGCGGCTCCCCAGCCAGACGGCACGGTGCAGATCAGTCTCGTGCAAAGCCTGTTTCACTCCGGCAAATTGTCCACGCGCGCCAAGGGGCTGCTGCAGATTGAGGACCGGGGCCGCCTGCGCATCAATCCGCAAGACGCGGCGCGCTTCTCGCTGGTGGACGGCAACCGCGTCCGCCTCTCGAACGCGCGGGGTGAGATCACCACCGACGTCACGGTGCTCGCGCGCGTGCCGGAAGGGCAGGCCTGGTTCCCGAATCATTTCAGCCAGGACATGAATAGGCTGTTCGACTGTGCGATCGATCCGGACACCAAGGTGCCCTCCATCAGGGCCACCTCGGTTTCCATGGTGAAAGTGTCGTAAGATGCGCCATCGATCCGAAGACCGATATGTTGTCAGTTCGGCCGCTTCCAACGCGTCGGCCACAGTGTCATACGTTGAACGTGAGGATGTTCATCATCCGTTAATCCAGGGGTGCCATCGTGACTGAACTAGGCTTGCGCCTTGCCGTGTCTCTCGCCCAGATCGCTGCGGTCATGGGCATTGTGATGTTAACCGTGATGATCCTGACACTCGCCGAACGAAAAGTGCTCGGCTGGATGCAGGATCGCATGGGCCCGATGGAAGTCGGCCCCTACGGCATCCTCCAGCCGATCGCCGACGGCCTGAAGCTGTTCTTCAAGGAAGATATCGTGCCCGCGGGCGCGAACAAATTCATGTTCACCCTGGCGCCGATTCTGGCCATGGTGCCGGCCATGATCGGCTTTGCCGTCATCCCCTTCGGCCCCGACCTGACGCTCGACGTCTTCGGGATTTCCGTCAAACCCTTCGTGATCAGCGATATTAACATCGGCATTCTCTATATCCTGGCCTTCGCCTCCATCGGCGCCTACGGGATCATCCTCGGCGGCTGGGCCTCGAACAGCAAATACTCGCTCCTCGGCGGATTGCGGTCGGCTGCGCAGGTCATCAGCTACGAATTGAATGTCGGCTTGGCCATCGTCGGCGTGCTGATCATGGCCGGCTCGCTGAGCCTGGTGAAAATCACCGAAGCCCAGGCCGGAGGGTTCTGGCATTGGTATGTGTTTGCCTTTCCGGCCCCGCAGATTTTCGCCTTCGTCGTGTACGTGATCTCGGCCGTCGCCGAAACCAATCGCGTGCCGTTCGACTTGCCGGAAGCGGAAAGCGAACTGGTCGCCGGATTCTTCACGGAATACAGCGGCATGCGCTTCGCGTTTTTCTTCATCGCCGAATACGCCAATATGGTGCTGGTCTCCTGCGTGGCCGCCGCGATGTTCCTCGGCGGATGGAACGCCCCCTATCCCGGCACCATCCTCGCCCAGATCGGGCTGGAGGGCTTCGCCTGGATCGAAGGGGTGGCCTGGTTCACCGTGAAGGTCTACGGTTTCCTCTTCCTGTTCTTCTGGCTGCGGGCCACGCTGCCGCGCCTCCGGTACGACCAACTGATGAAGTTCGGCTGGAAGGTCATGTTGCCGATCGCCCTGGGCAACATCGTCGTCACAGCCATTGCGATGTACATCTATAACCAATTCAAGTAGCGACCGGCATAGACGATGACACAGACCACCGGCACACAGCGCCTCATCGGCTGGCTCAAGACCATCACCTTCTATGAACTGTTGGTGGGAATGAAGGCCACGATGTCGCATTTGCTGCACTACCGGCCGATCACGCTGCAGTACCCGCACGAGAAGCGGACGCTGCCGGACAACTACCGCGGCATGCTGGCGCTGCTCCGCTACGATGACGGAACGGAAAAATGCGTCGGATGCGATCTCTGCGAAGCGGCCTGTCCGTCGCGTGTAATTCGCGTGGTCAGCGGGGAAGTGCCGGGGGAGCCGACCAAGCGCTACTCCAAAGAATATTACATGGACATGACGCGCTGCCTGTTCTGCGGAATGTGCGTCGATGCCTGCCCGGTCGATGCGCTCGGCATGACCAGGGAATTCGAATGGGCCGTGTACGACAAGCGGCAACTCCATCTGAACAAGCAGCAGCTGCTCGCCATCGGTGACCGGTCGTTCCCGGTGCGCGAAAAACGCCTGGAACTGCAGCATCCGAACGTCGCCTTCTTCAACGTGGCGTTCAAGCACGTGCCGCAGAAACCGAACTGAGGCCGGAAGGCGGAGCCGGCTTCCCTCATCACCGTAGCGGCGGGGGGAGCATGGGAATGATTGGCCCGCGCCGGAGAACATCGGGGCAACGGCCCCCTAGAGGAGAGACGTGGATCAGTTGTTTTTTGGGTATTTCGCCGGAGTGATTGCGCTCACGGCCATCCTGGTCGTCGCGCTCAGGAATCCGGTCTATAGCGCCCTCTCGCTGCTCGTGATGTTTTTTCACGTCGCCGGACTCTACGTCACGCTCCATGCCGAGTTCCTCGCGGCCGTCCAAATCATCGTCTACGCGGGCGCCATTCTCGTGCTGTACCTGTTCGTCGTGATGCTGCTCAACCTCCATCGGGATGACCGGTACCACAGCCAATGGCGCACGGTCGCCTTCGTCTGCGTCCCGCTGCTCATCGAATTCATGGTCTTGATCGGGGGCAGCATCGCGGCCGCGCCGCAATCCGTGGCCCCGGTGGAAACCGGGAGCGGCGAGAATACCCTGGCGATCGGCGAAGTGCTCTTTTCGACCTATCTCTTCCCCTTTGAAGTCGCCTCGCTGATCCTGCTGGTCGCGATGATCGGCGCGATTATCCTGGCGAAGCGAGATGTTGGGGACGCAAGGAGCGAAGGGTGATGCGATTGCTATCAACTAGATTGCCCCAATCACCCGTTACCCGTTACCCGTTACGCATCACGAGGATGTCATGACCGTCCCCGTCACCTACTACGTCATATTGAGCGCGGTGGTCTTTCTCACCGGCATGGTCGGGGTGTTGATCCGGCGGAACATCATCGCCATTCTGCTGTCGGTCGAGCTGATGCTGAACGCCACGAACATCAACTTCGTGGCCTTCTCCGAGCATCTCCACGATCTCGGCGGCCAGGTGTTTGTCTTTTTCGCCCTGACCGTTGCGGCAGCGGAAGTCGCCGTGGGGCTGGCCATCATCATCGCCCTGCACCGGGCTAAGGATACGATCAACGTGGAAGAGTTCAGTTTGCTCAAGTGGTAACTAAACGATGTATGCGCTGATTCCATTATTGCCGCTGACCGCCTTTCTCGTGCTCGGCCTCGCCGGCTCGCGGATTAAGGAACGGGCCCATCTGGTTGCCGTCCCGGCGGTCCTGCTGTCGTGGCTCCTGGCCGTCACCGCCTTCATCGAGGTGGCGCAAGGAGGGGTGATCGCCCAGCCCTTGTACACCTGGCTGACATCGGGCGCGCTCGACATTCACATCGGACTTTATATCGACCGCCTCACGGCGGTCATGCTGTTGCTGGTCACGACCGTCAGTTCACTCGTCCATATCTATACGATCGGGTACATGCACGGAGAAACGGGGTACGCACGCTTCTTCAGCTACATCGCGCTCTTTACCTTTTCGATGCTGATGCTGGTGCTCGCCGACAACCTGCTCCAACTGTTCGTCTTCTGGGAAGCGGTCGGTCTCTGTTCCTACCTCCTGATCGGCCATTGGTATGAGCGGGCCTCGGCTTGTGCCGCGGCGACGAAGGCGTTCCTCGTCAATCGCGTGGGCGACTTCGGCTTCATGCTGGGCCTCCTGCTGGTCTGGACCAGCTTCGGCACGCTGAACTATCTGGAAATCTTTCCCGCCGCCCACGAGGCCGCCAACCAGACCATCAATCTGCTGAGCCCCTTCGGCGGCACGTGGGAGGTGTCGGTCTTTACGCTCATTTGCCTGCTCCTGTTCACCGGGGCCATTGGCAAATCCGCGCAAGTACCGCTGCATGTCTGGCTCCCGGATGCGATGGAAGGTCCCACGCCTATTTCGGCGCTGATCCATGCCGCCACCATGGTCACCGCCGGTGTCTTCATGGTCGCCAGGCTCGCCCCGCTCTATAACTTGTCCCCGACTGCGATGACTGTCGTGGCACTGGTCGGCGCCGCCACCATGGTCCTTGGCGCCACGATCGCCCTCACGCAAACCGACATCAAACGCGTGGTCGCCTACTCCACCGTCAGCCAGCTGGGGTACATGGTCATGGCCTGCGGCCTCGGCGCCTATACCGCGGGCATGTACCATCTGCTCACCCATGGCGCCTTCAAGGCCTTGCTCTTTTTGGGATGCGGCTCCGTGATCGTCGCACTGCACCATGAGCAGGACATGCGGCATATGGGCGGCCTGAAAAACAAGCTTCCCGTCACCTATTGGACCTTCGTCGTCGGCTCGCTGGCGCTGGCCGGCTTTCCACTGACCGCCGGGTTCTTCAGCAAAGACGATTTGCTCGTCTCGGCCTGGTCCTCGGGATCGCTGGGACAGGTTCTGACGATTCTCGGCCTGCTGACGGCGTTGATGACGGCCTTCTATAGTTTCCGGCTGGTCTTCGTGACCTTCTGGGGACCGTCGCGCGTGGATCCGCATCACGCCAAACATATCCATGAGCCGTCCAACACCATCACGATCCCGCTGATCGTCCTGGCCGTCCTGAGCATCGTCGCCGGGTATGTCGGCATTCCCTCGTTCCTTGAGCCGGTGTTTGCCCATGGCGACAGCGGGGCGGCCCCTCATGAGCATGGCGCGGCGGGACTCGGCATCATGATCGTCGCCACCCTCATGGGCCTCACCGGCATCGCGGGCGCCTACTATGTGTATGTGCTGAACCCCCAGCTGCCGGACCAGTTTGCCCGGCAGTGGAAGAGCCTCTATGAGGGCTCGCTGAACAAGTGGTACGTGGACGAAGCCTACGACAAGGCCTTCGTCCGGCCGACGTTTACCGCGGCGGCAGAAATGTGGAAGCGCGTCGATGTCGCGATCATTGACGGCGCCGTGAACGGCATCGCCCGTGGGATCGCCTGGGGCGGCTGGCTGCTGCGCCTGGTACAAAGCGGGCAGACGCAGCATTACGCCTTGGCGATGGCCCTGGGCGTGGTCATTCTGGTCACAGTCTTTTTGGTGTTTTGAGGGCCTATGCAATCGGGCGGATTCCCCTGGCTGACATTCTTGATTCTCCTTCCGCTGGCCGGCGCAGCCGCGCTGTTCTTCGTCAAGGAGACCAGCGTCCGCATGGTCGCGCTCGGCGTCACCCTGGCCGATCTGCTGCTGTCGCTTCCCCTCTGGTGGCTGTTCGACGCCTCGTCGAGCCAGATGCAGTTCACCGAGAACGCCGCCTGGATCACCTCGCCGCCCGTTCACTATCACCTCGGCCTGGACGGCATCAGCCTGCCGCTCGTCTTGATGACGACCGTCCTCATGCCGCTCTGCGTCTCGATTTCCTGGCGCTCGATCGAATCGCGCATTCGCAGCTTCATGGCCATGCTGCTGATCATGGAAGCCGCCATGATCGGCGTGTTTGCCGCGCTGGATTTCGTGCTCTTCTACGTGTTCTGGGAAGCGATGCTGATTCCGATGTATCTGCTGATCGGCGTCTGGGGCGGACCGAACCGGCTGTATGCCGCCATCAAGTTCTTCCTCTACACCCTGGCCGGGAGCGTGCTGCTGCTGGTGGCCATCATCGCCCTCTACTTCCAGGGCGGCCAGACCTTCGACATCGTCCAGCTGAGCCAGCACACCTATTCGTCACGGCTCCAGTTCTGGCTCTTCCTGGCCTTCTTCGCCGCCTTCGCGGTGAAGGTGCCGATGTTTCCGTTCCATACCTGGCTGCCGGACGCCCACGTGGAAGCGCCGACCGCCGGCAGCGTGATCCTGGCCAGCGTCCTCCTCAAGATGGGCACCTACGGGTTCCTGCGGTTCAGCCTGCCGATGCTGCCCGACGCGTCGAAAGACTTTACCCCGATGGTCGTGACCCTCTCGATCGTGGCCATCATCTACGGCGCCTACATGGCGTTGGCACAGGCGGACATCAAGAAGCTCATCGCCTATTCCAGCGTGAGCCATATGGGGTTCGTGACGCTGGGACTGTTCATGTTCAATCAGCAGGGCATTGAGGGCGCCGTGATGCAGATGGTCAACCACGGGATCACGACCGGCGGCCTCTTCCTCTGCGTCGGCATCATCTACGAACGGACTC
The nucleotide sequence above comes from Nitrospira sp.. Encoded proteins:
- the nuoF gene encoding NADH-quinone oxidoreductase subunit NuoF; its protein translation is MPKYELVLLKNMMQPGYTGSLKDYEQAGGYQALRNTLGKIAPTDVTGTVMKSGLRGRGGAGFPTGVKWGFLPKDYQGPRYLCCNADESEPGTFKDRQLMERDPHQLLEGIVLACYAIGAASAYIYIRGEMVLGSKILEHAIGEARAAGYIGNNILGTGVTVDVWVHRGAGAYICGEETALLESLEGKRGLPRVKPPFPATHGLYNKPTVVNNVETLANLPHILNRGPEWFAGIGSPPKSTGTRVFCVSGHVKRPGNYELPMGVTVRELVYEHAGGMRSDKPLKAFIPGGASAPFLTPDHLDVKLDFESVAAAGSMLGSGGVTVMEEGTSMVWAALRLMEFFYHESCGKCSPCREGSSWLVQTMRRIIAKRGQMQDLETLTDLCKNIAGRTVCAFGDAEVSPIMSTLKHWRHEYVTLIHEAEAANLIRPESTGARH
- the nuoG gene encoding NADH-quinone oxidoreductase subunit NuoG, which gives rise to MPNQTADMVRVTIDGTVVSVPKGTLVIEAARRVGVMIPHFCYHPKLKPDANCRMCLVEVEKMPKLQTACSTPVAEGMSIKTATTVVDDAHKSVLEFILANHPLDCPVCDQGGRCDLQDFSHQYTPTTSRFAETKRIFQKEYFSPLIETQMNRCVQCLRCVRYCDEVMDVKALAPVGRGTMTEIKHFGAHALDCEFCGGCVQICPVGAITSRLSMYEYRPWMLKRAETICGYCGDGCQITVQTKNNQLIEVNSAHGAGRNNGDLCAKGFFGFHATSHPERLTHPLIRRNGALVQATWEEALEFIAAQASRIKQDHGGHAFGGLITSRCTNEELYLFQKFLRLAIGTNNIDSSARYGHMNAVQAMRRVQGTHRWSVTFEDLAAADVLLLVGTNITEANPITGLKIKEAVKKRQATLVTIESLQPAVGTISNIANLSEHHFCVAPDQISTAVLGLLKAVAEESLIVTGLKQDQPKYVTAVTARLQSLAWPEIQAATGMDREAYVAAAKALAGGKRVVAVAGQGLLRGERGYAGSMNLLDLLLLTGKLDQPGCGFAPLTEENNDQGAIEMGAAAEFLPGPSAITDRAGRDRVANLWKEEPPPNSGASLIEMLDRARAGILKAMFIVGENPLASLPATVRVGESLAKLDLLVCQELFLTETAALAHVVLPVCSSLEKDGTFTNTEGHVQAVRRTVDPAGESCPDWEIFSALAGLMGAPLEYGESREILKEIRSLIPGYGSLGPSPVPPKVDRTAIDRYLAQGFEQDLTGRYQLTAAAPQPDGTVQISLVQSLFHSGKLSTRAKGLLQIEDRGRLRINPQDAARFSLVDGNRVRLSNARGEITTDVTVLARVPEGQAWFPNHFSQDMNRLFDCAIDPDTKVPSIRATSVSMVKVS
- the nuoH gene encoding NADH-quinone oxidoreductase subunit NuoH; translated protein: MTELGLRLAVSLAQIAAVMGIVMLTVMILTLAERKVLGWMQDRMGPMEVGPYGILQPIADGLKLFFKEDIVPAGANKFMFTLAPILAMVPAMIGFAVIPFGPDLTLDVFGISVKPFVISDINIGILYILAFASIGAYGIILGGWASNSKYSLLGGLRSAAQVISYELNVGLAIVGVLIMAGSLSLVKITEAQAGGFWHWYVFAFPAPQIFAFVVYVISAVAETNRVPFDLPEAESELVAGFFTEYSGMRFAFFFIAEYANMVLVSCVAAAMFLGGWNAPYPGTILAQIGLEGFAWIEGVAWFTVKVYGFLFLFFWLRATLPRLRYDQLMKFGWKVMLPIALGNIVVTAIAMYIYNQFK
- the nuoI gene encoding NADH-quinone oxidoreductase subunit NuoI, translating into MTQTTGTQRLIGWLKTITFYELLVGMKATMSHLLHYRPITLQYPHEKRTLPDNYRGMLALLRYDDGTEKCVGCDLCEAACPSRVIRVVSGEVPGEPTKRYSKEYYMDMTRCLFCGMCVDACPVDALGMTREFEWAVYDKRQLHLNKQQLLAIGDRSFPVREKRLELQHPNVAFFNVAFKHVPQKPN
- a CDS encoding NADH-quinone oxidoreductase subunit J, whose protein sequence is MDQLFFGYFAGVIALTAILVVALRNPVYSALSLLVMFFHVAGLYVTLHAEFLAAVQIIVYAGAILVLYLFVVMLLNLHRDDRYHSQWRTVAFVCVPLLIEFMVLIGGSIAAAPQSVAPVETGSGENTLAIGEVLFSTYLFPFEVASLILLVAMIGAIILAKRDVGDARSEG
- the nuoK gene encoding NADH-quinone oxidoreductase subunit NuoK, whose product is MTVPVTYYVILSAVVFLTGMVGVLIRRNIIAILLSVELMLNATNINFVAFSEHLHDLGGQVFVFFALTVAAAEVAVGLAIIIALHRAKDTINVEEFSLLKW
- the nuoL gene encoding NADH-quinone oxidoreductase subunit L, with the translated sequence MYALIPLLPLTAFLVLGLAGSRIKERAHLVAVPAVLLSWLLAVTAFIEVAQGGVIAQPLYTWLTSGALDIHIGLYIDRLTAVMLLLVTTVSSLVHIYTIGYMHGETGYARFFSYIALFTFSMLMLVLADNLLQLFVFWEAVGLCSYLLIGHWYERASACAAATKAFLVNRVGDFGFMLGLLLVWTSFGTLNYLEIFPAAHEAANQTINLLSPFGGTWEVSVFTLICLLLFTGAIGKSAQVPLHVWLPDAMEGPTPISALIHAATMVTAGVFMVARLAPLYNLSPTAMTVVALVGAATMVLGATIALTQTDIKRVVAYSTVSQLGYMVMACGLGAYTAGMYHLLTHGAFKALLFLGCGSVIVALHHEQDMRHMGGLKNKLPVTYWTFVVGSLALAGFPLTAGFFSKDDLLVSAWSSGSLGQVLTILGLLTALMTAFYSFRLVFVTFWGPSRVDPHHAKHIHEPSNTITIPLIVLAVLSIVAGYVGIPSFLEPVFAHGDSGAAPHEHGAAGLGIMIVATLMGLTGIAGAYYVYVLNPQLPDQFARQWKSLYEGSLNKWYVDEAYDKAFVRPTFTAAAEMWKRVDVAIIDGAVNGIARGIAWGGWLLRLVQSGQTQHYALAMALGVVILVTVFLVF
- a CDS encoding NADH-quinone oxidoreductase subunit M, with the protein product MQSGGFPWLTFLILLPLAGAAALFFVKETSVRMVALGVTLADLLLSLPLWWLFDASSSQMQFTENAAWITSPPVHYHLGLDGISLPLVLMTTVLMPLCVSISWRSIESRIRSFMAMLLIMEAAMIGVFAALDFVLFYVFWEAMLIPMYLLIGVWGGPNRLYAAIKFFLYTLAGSVLLLVAIIALYFQGGQTFDIVQLSQHTYSSRLQFWLFLAFFAAFAVKVPMFPFHTWLPDAHVEAPTAGSVILASVLLKMGTYGFLRFSLPMLPDASKDFTPMVVTLSIVAIIYGAYMALAQADIKKLIAYSSVSHMGFVTLGLFMFNQQGIEGAVMQMVNHGITTGGLFLCVGIIYERTHSRQIADNVGLTKPMPRYATLLVIFALSSLGLPGTNSFVGEFMVLVGTFLWSKLAAAIASLGIILAAAYILWMVQRVAFGEPLAKFLPKLKDLNQREMLTLIPLVVLVFWIGLFPNPILTRMHASVTQVVARATAPPRESPTSTGRVAPLSNPIQKAHMIQAMEEAARP